In one Musa acuminata AAA Group cultivar baxijiao chromosome BXJ2-5, Cavendish_Baxijiao_AAA, whole genome shotgun sequence genomic region, the following are encoded:
- the LOC135583466 gene encoding protein SAMBA-like isoform X1, protein MSSPARSSASAASGGQGGGGGNAGFGDDASPYHFPLESAYDRKDEALAALRSELMAALQKEVKSLDDDAWKFAGPRSQIHRISRPGGYLQKQAGSPGEANQLTKPTRSVLR, encoded by the exons ATGAGCTCGCCGGCGAGATCGTCGGCGTCGGCGGCGAGCGGGGGGcaaggcggcggcggtggcaacGCCGGATTCGGCGACGACGCCTCTCCTTATCACTTCCCGCTTGAATCCGCCTATGATCGCAAGGACGAAGCCCTCGCAG CATTGAGATCGGAACTGATGGCGGCGCTTCAGAAGGAGGTGAAGTCCTTGGACGACGACGCTTGGAAGTTCGCTGGCCCTCGCTCTCAAATCCATCGTATTTCAAGACCAG GTGGGTATCTGCAAAAGCAAGCAGGAAGTCCTGGGGAAGCCAACCAGCTTACCAAGCCAACAAGAAGTGTCCTGAGATAA
- the LOC135583466 gene encoding protein SAMBA-like isoform X2, with product MSSPARSSASAASGGQGGGGGNAGFGDDASPYHFPLESAYDRKDEALAALRSELMAALQKEVKSLDDDAWKFAGPRSQIHRISRPA from the exons ATGAGCTCGCCGGCGAGATCGTCGGCGTCGGCGGCGAGCGGGGGGcaaggcggcggcggtggcaacGCCGGATTCGGCGACGACGCCTCTCCTTATCACTTCCCGCTTGAATCCGCCTATGATCGCAAGGACGAAGCCCTCGCAG CATTGAGATCGGAACTGATGGCGGCGCTTCAGAAGGAGGTGAAGTCCTTGGACGACGACGCTTGGAAGTTCGCTGGCCCTCGCTCTCAAATCCATCGTATTTCAAGACCAG CATGA
- the LOC103984907 gene encoding B3 domain-containing protein Os04g0386900-like isoform X2 has product MVLLGSRYCLSATKAQRERERDRERAQPNPTRRSRRTNVASSSSSMRDPLAGSSTAQPTHRKTSPGKLAVNCEKRDQINIRSPTTVQQSLEHATQEKIVPIEHAMQEKIVPLSGNRFFTCILSKTSCYMYRMALPKRIRELLPLSTVPVVLSYGSRTWEVVYCGDQSFQRFGQGWKNFVADNNLKEGDGCVFELMDTENIQFKVQILRGDLPAFRAGGGDGQSSDEVIVID; this is encoded by the exons ATGGTTCTCCTCGGATCTCGGTACTGTCTGTCTGCAACGaaggcacagagagagagagagagagaccgagaGCGCGCGCAACCAAACCCAACCAGAAGGTCTCGAAGGACAAACGTCGCTTCCTCCTCGAGTTCCATG AGAGATCCTTTGGCAGGAAGTTCAACTGCTCAGCCTACGCATCGCAAGACTTCTCCAG GAAAACTGGCCGTAAATTGTGAAAAGAGAGATCAAATTAACATCAGATCTCCTACCACCGTGCAACAATCTTTAGAGCATGCAACGCAAGAGAAAATTGTTCCAATAGAGCATGCGATGCAAGAGAAAATTGTTCCACTATCAGGAAACCGATTCTTCACATGCATCTTGTCCAAGACTTCGTGTTATATGTATAGAATG GCCCTTCCGAAGCGCATCCGTGAGCTTCTGCCGCTCTCCACCGTTCCTGTAGTCCTATCCTACGGAAGCAGGACGTGGGAGGTCGTATACTGTGGCGACCAAAGCTTCCAGCGATTTGGCCAAGGATGGAAGAACTTTGTGGCCGACAACAATCTGAAGGAAGGAGATGGATGCGTCTTCGAATTGATGGACACCGAGAACATCCAGTTCAAAGTGCAAATCTTGCGTGGCGATCTTCCAGCTTTCCGTGCCGGTGGTGGAGATGGCCAGAGCTCTGATGAAGTTATCGTAATTGACTAG
- the LOC103984908 gene encoding NADH dehydrogenase [ubiquinone] 1 beta subcomplex subunit 10-B codes for MVRKAKVEFDESPPDFDPNNPYGDPVAMLEYREYLVREKFIQIETAKIIRERLRWCYRIEGVNHLQKCRHLVQQYLEATRGVGWGKENRPHELHGPKKDSD; via the exons ATGGTGCGGAAGGCGAAGGTGGAGTTCGATGAGAGCCCTCCCGACTTCGATCCGAACAACCCCTACGGGGATCCGGTGGCGATGCTAGAGTACCGGGAGTACTTGGTGCGGGAGAAGTTTATCCAGATCGAGACCGCCAAGATCATCAGGGAGCGCCTCCGATGGTGCTACCGCATCGAGGGCGTCAACCACCTCCAGAAGTGTCGCCATCTGGTCCAGCAGTACCTGGAAGCCACCCGCGGCGTCGGCTGGGGCAAGGAGAACCGCCCACACGAGCTCCACG GCCCCAAAAAGGATTCCGATTAG
- the LOC135586726 gene encoding uncharacterized protein LOC135586726, giving the protein MAMPISSSSVARIATKPFDGLVRSASRSCSIGKIHSDRRTRIPSIRADLITEPDAFEVGRFVGSYGFMNITSYSSFQSGGFSNANVFDEFSPGYSSEDMERLRVQDVGEGRVKIRLYEGRVIQGPLKGTRVIFKVYPGRRAGGVEADMMAANELGTHVFLQSDSEKLCPNLQFLLGGFETKMGEQWLACRNDGKYSAADYGKSVSEANSKDTAKGENFWNPFTKEQKMKRRRIFVIKLLNGAMNGLAYMHDHDRLHQSLGPSSVVLNTMVEKDASYLVPKLRDLSFSVDIGYSSLGAAQSTLSEGLWRRASAAGAFTPLEKRAYGIADDIYEAGLFFAYLAFIPFCEAGIMDSISLQRLFENTFQLDLQAVREYCLADDRLLEAVKFLDLGDGAGWELLQAMLNPDYRQRPIAEAVLNHRFMSLVNLL; this is encoded by the exons atggccaTGCCGATTTCATCTTCCTCCGTCGCAAGGATCGCGACGAAGCCCTTCGACGGCCTCGTTCGATCGGCTTCAAGAAGTTGCTCGATCGGAAAGATTCACAGCGACCGGAGGACGAGGATTCCTTCCATCAGAGCCGACCTGATCACAGAGCCGGACGCGTTCGAGGTCGGGAGGTTCGTCGGGAGCTACGGCTTCATGAACATCACCAG CTATTCATCATTTCAATCAGGAGGGTTTTCTAATGCTAATGTGTTTGATGAATTCTCTCCTGGATATTCTTCGGAAGACATGGAACGTCTGAGAGTCCAAGACGTTGGCGAGGGCCGAGTGAAGATCAG GCTTTACGAAGGAAGAGTAATCCAAGGTCCATTGAAGGGAACCCGAGTCATTTTCAAG GTATATCCTGGACGACGAGCTGGTGGTGTCGAAGCAGATATGATGGCTGCCAATGAGCTAGGTACCCATGTTTTCCTTCAA AGTGATTCAGAAAAACTATGTCCAAATCTTCAGTTTTTGTTAGGTGGTTTTGAGACGAAAATGGGGGAGCAG TGGCTTGCTTGTAGGAATGATGGGAAATATAGTGCTGCTGACTATGGCAAATCTGTGAGTGAAGCAAATTCAAAGGATACTGCTAAAGGAGAAAATTTCTGGAACCCTTTTACTAAGGAACAAAAAATGAAGCGAAGAAGAATTTTTGTTATTAAACTGCTTAATGGGGCTATGAATGGTCTGGCCTACATGCATGATCATGACAGATTACACCAGAGTCTTGGCCCCTCTTCAGTTGTTCTaaa CACAATGGTGGAGAAAGATGCCTCTTATCTGGTGCCGAAACTCCGTGACTTATCCTTTTCAGTTGATATTGG GTATTCATCTTTAGGAGCAGCTCAGAGTACACTATCAGAAGGACTATGGCGACGGGCATCAGCAGCTGGGGCTTTTACTCCTTTGGAGAAACGAGCTTATGGAATAGCTGATGACAT TTATGAAGCTGGACTTTTTTTTGCGTACTTAGCGTTTATTCCATTTTGTGAGGCGGGCATTATGGATAGCATTTCCTTGCAA AGGCTTTTTGAAAATACATTTCAGCTTGACCTTCAAGCTGTAAGAGA ATATTGTTTAGCGGATGACCGTTTATTGGAAGCTGTCAAGTTTCTAGATCTAGGTGATGGCGCTGGCTGGGAGTTGCTTCAG GCGATGCTTAATCCCGATTACCGTCAACGTCCAATTGCTGAAGCAGTATTGAATCACCGTTTTATGAGTTTGGTTAATTTATTATAG
- the LOC103984907 gene encoding B3 domain-containing protein Os04g0386900-like isoform X1 yields the protein MVLLGSRYCLSATKAQRERERDRERAQPNPTRRSRRTNVASSSSSMRDPLAGSSTAQPTHRKTSPGHAGKLAVNCEKRDQINIRSPTTVQQSLEHATQEKIVPIEHAMQEKIVPLSGNRFFTCILSKTSCYMYRMALPKRIRELLPLSTVPVVLSYGSRTWEVVYCGDQSFQRFGQGWKNFVADNNLKEGDGCVFELMDTENIQFKVQILRGDLPAFRAGGGDGQSSDEVIVID from the exons ATGGTTCTCCTCGGATCTCGGTACTGTCTGTCTGCAACGaaggcacagagagagagagagagagaccgagaGCGCGCGCAACCAAACCCAACCAGAAGGTCTCGAAGGACAAACGTCGCTTCCTCCTCGAGTTCCATG AGAGATCCTTTGGCAGGAAGTTCAACTGCTCAGCCTACGCATCGCAAGACTTCTCCAG GCCATGCAGGAAAACTGGCCGTAAATTGTGAAAAGAGAGATCAAATTAACATCAGATCTCCTACCACCGTGCAACAATCTTTAGAGCATGCAACGCAAGAGAAAATTGTTCCAATAGAGCATGCGATGCAAGAGAAAATTGTTCCACTATCAGGAAACCGATTCTTCACATGCATCTTGTCCAAGACTTCGTGTTATATGTATAGAATG GCCCTTCCGAAGCGCATCCGTGAGCTTCTGCCGCTCTCCACCGTTCCTGTAGTCCTATCCTACGGAAGCAGGACGTGGGAGGTCGTATACTGTGGCGACCAAAGCTTCCAGCGATTTGGCCAAGGATGGAAGAACTTTGTGGCCGACAACAATCTGAAGGAAGGAGATGGATGCGTCTTCGAATTGATGGACACCGAGAACATCCAGTTCAAAGTGCAAATCTTGCGTGGCGATCTTCCAGCTTTCCGTGCCGGTGGTGGAGATGGCCAGAGCTCTGATGAAGTTATCGTAATTGACTAG